The Sporomusa termitida genome has a window encoding:
- a CDS encoding GlsB/YeaQ/YmgE family stress response membrane protein, with product MLWFLIIGIIAGWLAGQVIKGGGFGLVGDLVIGVVGSFIGGYLFSLLGISTYGTIGEIIMATFGAIILLWVIRIF from the coding sequence ATGCTTTGGTTTCTGATAATTGGTATTATTGCGGGTTGGTTGGCTGGTCAGGTTATAAAGGGCGGAGGCTTTGGCCTTGTCGGTGATTTAGTCATCGGTGTAGTAGGCTCTTTTATCGGCGGATATTTGTTTAGCCTTTTAGGGATCAGTACCTATGGCACAATCGGTGAAATCATCATGGCAACTTTCGGAGCGATTATACTGTTATGGGTTATACGAATTTTTTAA